The Candidatus Poribacteria bacterium DNA window TCGCCTTTTACCTGTTGATGAATTGGTGCGAGACGTATTTGAGCGACTTGAATCGGATACTGAAGAGATCGTTTCTGACTTAGCCGATACGTATACTGAGGCTGAGATTCGTAATTGTCTCCATTACCTTCATTGGCCCCAGGAGCAGAGTTTCTCCAAAACCCTGAAAGCACCGCCTTTTAAAATCTTCGCGCCGAGATTACATTCAACGCATGAACAATTGAGATGGAACACGTTAGGTGCCTCTGTTGCCCACATTGAATTGCTGAAAGCGTTATCGAAATACGCCACAATTCATGTAACTCAGGAATTTGAGGACATGGAGAATATGGTTCTGATGCCTTTCAATATTCATGAGAAATCGTCTGTTTATCGGATGATCAAAGAGAATTATGATGGTGTTTTGTTGTGGTATCTTGACGAAGTTGAGATGATGTCCGCGCTCAATTATCTGCACGTGCCGGTTGTCTTGCCTATCTACGCCGCACGTGGCGATAATGGACGAATTATCAATCGGATGATGAACTGGTATGCTTCCATGCGGAATTTCGATGCCTTCATGACCCTTACCCAACCGACTATTGATTTGTATTCGACCTTCATTCAGGACACCTCATTGTTTCATATTGTGCCTTGTGGGGTAGATACTGATTTTTTCCAACCCGAAGATAAAATACAGGCAAAACAGAAGGTTGCGGAATTATTGGGGAGACCTGAAATTACCGAGAAGCCCGTTGTTGGATACATCTCAAGGTTTGAGGTTGAAAAAGGAGCGGGGGTTTTTATGGATGTCGCTCGCTTGATGCCGGAAGTTCTCTTTGTGGCCGCAGGTCGAATAGAAGATAGCCATCCCTACGATTTTCCAGAAAATTTCGTTCACAGTGGCAGACGTCCGCGCGAGGAGTTACCTGTTCTCTATAACGCCTTTGACGTGTTCTGTTTCCC harbors:
- a CDS encoding glycosyltransferase family 4 protein produces the protein MMHRYKLIEFQENAYLADLEYHRLLPVDELVRDVFERLESDTEEIVSDLADTYTEAEIRNCLHYLHWPQEQSFSKTLKAPPFKIFAPRLHSTHEQLRWNTLGASVAHIELLKALSKYATIHVTQEFEDMENMVLMPFNIHEKSSVYRMIKENYDGVLLWYLDEVEMMSALNYLHVPVVLPIYAARGDNGRIINRMMNWYASMRNFDAFMTLTQPTIDLYSTFIQDTSLFHIVPCGVDTDFFQPEDKIQAKQKVAELLGRPEITEKPVVGYISRFEVEKGAGVFMDVARLMPEVLFVAAGRIEDSHPYDFPENFVHSGRRPREELPVLYNAFDVFCFPSLACSEEFGLVVLEAMACGTVPVVSSYDGPKYVVKDAGVVVPAMLYDRDMTSLGGGILAEDFAQVIAELLQDDAGRHKLAKKARQRALELTWDNSAKCLLRVFQELNAKKRLATQRSCIPIGFGLNENVDEAVKPKSVIINARRENNTPLTGTLYDTSVEEGIALSLLQNHSMHEIEVILSALLEDDDAVAVHLDRLKGFMRALF